From Synergistota bacterium, one genomic window encodes:
- a CDS encoding motility associated factor glycosyltransferase family protein, translating to MDLLSLNLQAIKHRNRELFQKLRKVPPAPYVSFSPSKKGPLVAYVLAKDGKRYLLHSAHDPIAEAEDVASKVRWRGVTHVVVFGLGCGYQLPSILKRVSPKVKVYAIEPDISLFKAVLAVVNWKSFLSYPNLNLIVGLNPSAAVEAIMKTLNPVELKALEIFRHPVYYRLLPTYFSELEKELNESIRISLVNLITALQTSFRDQKNTLLNLRYVVFNPPVKNIFRAFTGKPAIIVCAGPSLDKNVHYLADVQDKALIISVDTALRPLIVRGIHPHIVVAGDPQDANFDHFRMVKPSEMEGIYLVAEPRVSPLIFNYWRGRIFICDFGSQIMRWLRSFYGEFGKLTVWGSVSTVAVSLAVELGCRPIILLGQDLAYTGLKRYASYTWVDETSPNDVDPGRFNLIREKDIWGRETYTARNMLSYRDWLKQFFKKVRGVFINATEGGILREGADIKSFVEVSHTLLKGTFKPLEILGKNWRNRKSPERLSKEMEEKLSSLMAVMKEVIELCSDKISILEKSCGKINEEVREGEDRLKALFKRYPFIEEGFLPYILAFNRGIERLRDLPEEEAEKKEFEAYALLFTGVRDMATKYVETIDEAMRKLKGGKAS from the coding sequence ATGGATCTCCTTTCTCTGAACCTGCAAGCTATAAAGCATCGAAATCGTGAGCTGTTTCAGAAGCTTAGAAAGGTGCCACCTGCACCTTACGTATCGTTTTCTCCTTCTAAGAAGGGTCCGCTGGTAGCTTATGTCCTTGCTAAGGATGGAAAGAGATATCTTTTGCATAGTGCTCATGATCCAATTGCGGAGGCTGAAGATGTAGCGTCGAAGGTACGATGGCGTGGTGTAACTCATGTAGTTGTCTTCGGGCTGGGATGCGGTTATCAGCTTCCTTCTATTTTAAAGAGGGTTTCCCCAAAGGTGAAAGTTTATGCGATAGAACCGGATATATCTCTTTTTAAGGCGGTTTTAGCTGTTGTGAATTGGAAGAGCTTTCTTTCCTATCCAAATCTTAATCTAATAGTAGGGTTGAATCCCTCAGCAGCTGTGGAAGCTATTATGAAGACCCTTAATCCTGTCGAGCTTAAGGCTCTTGAAATCTTCAGGCACCCTGTTTACTATAGGCTCCTCCCAACATACTTTTCTGAGCTGGAAAAGGAGTTAAACGAATCTATAAGGATCTCTCTCGTTAATCTTATAACCGCTTTGCAAACAAGCTTTAGGGATCAAAAAAATACTCTGCTTAACCTAAGGTATGTGGTTTTTAATCCCCCTGTCAAGAATATCTTTAGAGCTTTTACTGGCAAACCCGCGATTATAGTCTGCGCTGGTCCCTCTCTTGATAAGAATGTCCATTATCTTGCGGACGTTCAAGACAAAGCCTTGATTATCTCGGTTGATACCGCTTTAAGGCCTCTCATTGTTAGGGGTATACATCCTCATATAGTTGTAGCTGGTGATCCCCAAGATGCCAATTTCGATCATTTTAGAATGGTTAAACCTTCGGAGATGGAAGGGATCTATTTAGTGGCAGAACCAAGGGTCTCTCCTCTAATTTTTAATTATTGGCGAGGCAGGATATTTATATGTGATTTTGGTTCTCAGATTATGAGATGGTTAAGGAGCTTCTATGGAGAATTTGGAAAGTTGACCGTGTGGGGATCAGTTTCAACGGTTGCCGTTAGCTTAGCGGTTGAGCTTGGATGTAGGCCCATAATTTTGCTGGGGCAGGATTTGGCTTATACGGGTTTAAAAAGATATGCTTCATATACTTGGGTTGATGAAACTTCCCCTAATGATGTTGACCCTGGAAGATTTAACCTTATCAGAGAAAAAGACATCTGGGGTAGAGAAACATATACCGCTAGAAATATGTTAAGCTATCGAGATTGGTTAAAACAGTTTTTTAAAAAAGTTAGGGGAGTTTTCATAAACGCTACTGAAGGGGGGATATTAAGGGAAGGAGCAGATATAAAGAGCTTTGTGGAGGTATCTCATACCCTTTTAAAGGGGACTTTTAAGCCCCTGGAAATTTTAGGAAAGAATTGGAGAAATAGGAAAAGTCCTGAAAGGCTTTCAAAAGAGATGGAAGAAAAGCTTTCCTCGCTGATGGCAGTGATGAAGGAGGTAATTGAGTTATGCAGTGATAAAATTTCTATCCTCGAAAAATCTTGTGGTAAAATAAACGAGGAAGTTAGAGAAGGAGAGGATAGGTTAAAAGCGCTCTTTAAGCGATATCCCTTTATAGAAGAAGGATTCCTTCCATATATTTTGGCTTTTAATAGGGGGATTGAGCGCTTGCGAGACCTGCCTGAGGAGGAAGCCGAGAAGAAGGAGTTTGAGGCATACGCGCTTCTTTTCACTGGCGTAAGGGATATGGCAACCAAGTATGTAGAAACCATTGATGAAGCAATGCGTAAATTGAAAGGGGGTAAAGCATCATGA
- the secG gene encoding preprotein translocase subunit SecG, whose amino-acid sequence MKTIVVVAHIFLAVALIFAVMVQGRKSSHFSGIFGGGTIADMSGGQRKKLPLLTKVTAALGAAFMFTAFLMAFYR is encoded by the coding sequence TTGAAAACTATAGTAGTTGTGGCTCACATTTTTCTAGCAGTTGCATTAATATTTGCAGTTATGGTTCAGGGAAGAAAAAGCTCACACTTCTCTGGTATATTTGGTGGAGGAACCATTGCTGATATGAGTGGTGGACAGAGGAAAAAGCTTCCTCTTCTTACTAAGGTAACAGCGGCTTTGGGAGCTGCTTTTATGTTTACCGCTTTTCTTATGGCTTTTTATAGGTAA